In Burkholderia gladioli, a genomic segment contains:
- a CDS encoding permease encodes MNTNRSTTTSSPALGWVTFALIAIVGLFYVKWSPYYHRAFVAAEHHSIGQSILMGSAASAPSPSWQAALDYAWAYGKAIWQAMVLGLLLGSAIQALLPARAIARLLGRTGFGSVLAGGLLSLPGMMCTCCAAPVVAGLRARQASPGGAVAFWLGNTVLNPATLVFMGFVLGWQWTALRIVFGVAMVFGIGYLLNRLAVGDARPVDEATLARLAAGQQAEGNAFVRWIKLLARMTLRLIPEYIVLVLLLGAARAWLFPHVGADVGNAVLWIVAFALAGMLFVIPTAGEVPIVQAMLALGVGVGPAAALLMTLPPVSVPSLAMLWRSFPARTLLLVAALVVAFGIAGGFAAVALGF; translated from the coding sequence ATGAACACGAACCGCTCCACCACCACCTCCTCCCCGGCGCTTGGCTGGGTGACGTTCGCGCTGATCGCGATCGTCGGGCTCTTTTACGTGAAGTGGTCGCCGTATTACCACCGCGCCTTCGTCGCGGCCGAGCATCATTCGATCGGGCAATCGATCCTGATGGGCAGCGCCGCCAGCGCGCCCTCGCCGTCGTGGCAGGCCGCGCTCGACTATGCCTGGGCCTACGGCAAGGCGATCTGGCAGGCGATGGTGCTGGGCCTACTGCTCGGCTCGGCGATCCAGGCGCTGCTGCCGGCCCGCGCAATCGCGCGCCTGCTGGGCCGTACCGGTTTCGGCAGCGTGTTGGCGGGCGGCCTGCTGTCCCTGCCGGGCATGATGTGCACCTGCTGCGCGGCGCCGGTGGTGGCCGGCCTGCGCGCGCGCCAGGCCTCGCCGGGCGGCGCGGTGGCGTTCTGGCTCGGCAACACGGTGCTGAACCCGGCCACGCTGGTGTTCATGGGTTTCGTGCTGGGCTGGCAATGGACGGCGCTGCGGATCGTGTTCGGCGTGGCGATGGTGTTCGGCATCGGCTACCTGCTGAACCGCCTGGCTGTCGGCGACGCGCGGCCGGTCGACGAGGCCACGCTGGCGCGACTGGCCGCCGGGCAGCAGGCCGAGGGCAATGCCTTCGTGCGTTGGATCAAGCTGCTGGCCCGCATGACGCTGCGCCTGATCCCGGAGTACATCGTGCTGGTGCTGCTGCTCGGCGCGGCGCGCGCCTGGCTGTTCCCGCACGTGGGCGCCGACGTCGGCAATGCGGTGCTGTGGATCGTCGCCTTCGCGCTGGCCGGGATGCTGTTCGTGATCCCGACCGCCGGCGAGGTGCCGATCGTGCAGGCGATGCTGGCGCTCGGCGTGGGCGTCGGCCCGGCTGCGGCGCTGCTGATGACGCTGCCGCCCGTCAGCGTGCCCTCGCTGGCGATGCTGTGGCGCTCGTTCCCGGCACGTACGTTGCTGCTGGTCGCGGCGCTGGTGGTCGCCTTCGGCATCGCGGGCGGATTCGCGGCCGTGGCGCTCGGTTTCTGA
- a CDS encoding ABC transporter permease: protein MDTRHHAATGTHANPQPGSRFAIALPANAVNWMAVWRRNYLVWKKLAFASMIGNLADPMIYLFGLGLGLGLMVGHVDGVSYIAFLAAGTVGSSVMMSASFEAMYSGFSRMHVQRTWEAIMHTPLALGDIVLGEIVWAASKAMLSGTAIMLVASLLGYAAFPSLLAALPVIALAGLAFASIAMVVTAIAPSYDFFMFYQTLALTPMLLLSGVFFPVSQLPSLARHAAHALPLANAVDLIRPAMLGRPAEDVALHAGVLAAYALGGFVVSAWLFRRRMMR, encoded by the coding sequence ATGGATACCCGCCACCACGCCGCCACCGGCACCCACGCGAACCCGCAACCGGGCTCGCGCTTCGCGATCGCCCTGCCCGCCAATGCCGTCAACTGGATGGCCGTCTGGCGCCGCAACTACCTGGTCTGGAAAAAGCTGGCCTTCGCCTCGATGATCGGCAATCTCGCCGATCCGATGATCTATCTGTTCGGGCTGGGGCTGGGGCTCGGCCTGATGGTCGGCCATGTCGACGGCGTGTCCTACATCGCCTTCCTGGCGGCCGGCACGGTTGGCTCGAGCGTGATGATGTCGGCCAGTTTCGAGGCGATGTATTCGGGATTTTCGCGCATGCACGTGCAGCGCACCTGGGAAGCGATCATGCATACGCCGCTCGCGCTCGGCGACATCGTGCTCGGCGAGATCGTCTGGGCCGCCAGCAAGGCGATGCTGTCGGGCACCGCGATCATGCTGGTGGCGAGCCTACTCGGTTACGCCGCGTTTCCGTCGCTGCTGGCGGCGCTGCCCGTGATCGCGCTCGCGGGGCTCGCGTTCGCGAGCATCGCGATGGTGGTGACGGCGATCGCGCCGTCCTACGACTTCTTCATGTTCTACCAGACGCTGGCGCTCACGCCGATGCTGCTGCTCTCGGGCGTGTTCTTCCCCGTCTCGCAGTTGCCCTCGCTGGCCCGGCATGCCGCGCACGCGCTGCCGCTGGCCAATGCCGTCGACCTGATCCGCCCCGCGATGCTGGGGCGGCCCGCCGAGGACGTCGCCCTGCATGCGGGCGTGCTGGCCGCCTATGCGCTGGGCGGCTTCGTGGTTTCCGCCTGGTTGTTCCGGCGGCGCATGATGCGCTGA
- the nodI gene encoding nodulation factor ABC transporter ATP-binding protein NodI, with the protein MSVAPIEFQQVKKHFGDKLVVDGLSFNVQRGECFGLLGPNGAGKTTTLRMLLGITWPDAGTIRLCGEPVPSRARHARQRVGVVPQFDNLDPDFSVRENLLVFSRYFGQSAREARALVPSLLEFAKLESKADAKVGELSGGMKRRLTLARALVNDPDVLVLDEPTTGLDPQARHLMWERLRSLLARGKTILLTTHFMEEAERLCDRLCVIEAGRKIAEGAPPALIESEIGCDVVEIYGPDPQALREELAPLASRAEISGETLFCYADDPAPLIQALRGRAGLRYLHRPANLEDVFLRLTGRDMQD; encoded by the coding sequence CCCCGATCGAATTCCAGCAGGTCAAAAAACATTTCGGCGACAAGCTCGTCGTCGACGGCCTGTCGTTCAACGTGCAGCGCGGCGAGTGCTTCGGCCTGCTCGGGCCGAACGGCGCCGGCAAGACCACCACGCTGCGCATGCTGCTCGGCATCACCTGGCCCGACGCGGGCACGATCCGGCTGTGCGGCGAGCCGGTGCCGTCGCGTGCCCGGCACGCGCGGCAGCGCGTCGGCGTGGTGCCGCAGTTCGACAATCTCGATCCCGACTTCAGCGTGCGCGAGAACCTGCTGGTGTTCAGCCGTTATTTCGGGCAATCGGCGCGCGAGGCGCGCGCGCTGGTGCCCTCGCTGCTCGAATTCGCCAAGCTCGAGAGCAAGGCCGACGCGAAGGTCGGCGAGCTGTCGGGCGGCATGAAGCGCCGGCTCACGCTGGCGCGCGCGCTGGTCAACGATCCCGACGTGCTGGTGCTCGACGAACCGACCACCGGGCTCGATCCGCAGGCGCGGCACCTGATGTGGGAGCGCCTGCGCTCGCTGCTCGCGCGCGGCAAGACCATCCTGCTGACCACCCATTTCATGGAAGAGGCCGAGCGGCTGTGCGACCGGCTCTGCGTGATCGAGGCCGGGCGCAAGATCGCCGAGGGCGCGCCGCCGGCGCTGATCGAAAGCGAGATCGGCTGCGACGTGGTGGAGATCTACGGCCCCGATCCGCAAGCCTTGCGCGAGGAGCTGGCGCCGCTCGCCTCGCGCGCCGAGATCAGCGGCGAGACGCTGTTCTGCTATGCCGACGATCCGGCGCCGTTGATCCAGGCCCTGCGCGGCCGCGCCGGGCTGCGCTACCTGCACCGGCCCGCCAATCTCGAGGATGTGTTCCTGCGGCTCACCGGCCGCGACATGCAGGACTGA